From one Parambassis ranga chromosome 5, fParRan2.1, whole genome shotgun sequence genomic stretch:
- the LOC114436667 gene encoding signaling lymphocytic activation molecule-like, producing the protein MVGGRRRCLCCFFTYSAALLLSIYLHDVEASSCPRTIHEKVGLTVQLSSCLPSEGVTTATWKYRTSTASGPAIDVTKVDQFKDRIGINPKDFSLSVRGLTLHDSGEFSFVSEVNNKQRERVTITLLVHEPVTEVQINTWIAYNDSCTVLLDCTVTSDSTVTYNWTVRSQTFTGSRLRYTLSPQEGDTSFTCTASNIISEKSATTTVTCRKVPLILVLGVAGGGCLLIAIIVGVVVCVCCFKKRHSDLCCTRHAQPETDHQYENQQPVYSSLLHGDESAYEMITRRSPEDAGRDGPSEEYSNIQSPSAQIS; encoded by the exons ATGGTTGGTGGTCGTCGTCGCTGCCTGTGCTGCTTTTTCACATACAGTGCTGCACTGCTCCTCAGCATCTACCTCCACG ATGTAGAGGCGTCCAGCTGTCCTCGGACCATCCATGAAAAAGTTGGACTCACTGTGCAGCTCTCGTCATGTTTACCAAGTGAAGGGGTTACCACAGCCACATGGAAATATAGAACTTCAACAGCTTCAGGACCGGCTATAGATGTAACTAAAGTTGATCAGTTCAAGGACAGAATAGGCATCAACCCCAAAGACTTCAGTTTATCAGTGAGAGGACTGACTCTGCACGATTCTGGTGAATTCAGTTTTGTGTCAGAggtcaacaacaaacaaagagagagagtcacCATCACTCTGCTGGTTCATG AGCCCGTAACAGAGGTCCAAATCAACACCTGGATCGCCTACAATGACTCCTGCACAGTTTTGCTGGACTGCACTGTGACCTCAGACAGCACCGTCACCTACAACTGGACTGTGAGGAGCCAAACTTTCACAGGCTCCAGGCTGAGATACACCCTCAGTCCACAAGAGGGCGACACCTCATTCACCTGCACGGCCTCCAATATTATCAGTGAGAAGTCTGCAACCACTACAGTCACATGCAGAAAAG TTCCACTAATACTTGTCCTGGGTGTGGCAGGAGGAGGCTGTCTGTTGATTGCCATTATAGTtggtgtagttgtgtgtgtttgttgcttcAAAAAAAGACACTCTG ATCTGTGTTGTACAAG GCATGCGCAACCTGAGACAGACCACCAGTATGAAAACCAACAGCCTGTGTACTCCTCTCTTCTGCACG GTGATGAGTCTGCCTATGAGATGATAACAAGGAGAAGCCCTGAAGATGCTGGAAGAG ATGGACCATCAGAGGAATACAGCAACATCCAGTCTCCATCAGCGCAAATCAGTTAA